A stretch of the Bacillus anthracis str. Vollum genome encodes the following:
- a CDS encoding hemolysin XhlA family protein yields MAELKHDDMKELLVGLTRVETKLDTLGNVKEVAIEAQQSAKSAHLRVDRLDKLVFWLGTTVIGAVIVGAITALFKFAGK; encoded by the coding sequence ATGGCTGAATTAAAACACGATGATATGAAGGAATTACTTGTAGGGTTGACCAGAGTAGAAACCAAGCTTGATACACTCGGTAATGTCAAAGAAGTTGCCATTGAAGCCCAACAATCAGCAAAAAGCGCTCATTTGCGTGTGGATAGATTAGATAAATTAGTTTTTTGGTTAGGTACGACAGTTATAGGAGCTGTTATCGTTGGGGCTATTACAGCATTATTCAAATTCGCAGGAAAGTAG
- a CDS encoding GH25 family lysozyme has translation MGHIIDISKWNGDINWSIAKQHIDFIIARVQDGSNYVDPLYKGYVQAMKQHGIPFGNYAFCRFVSIADAKKEAQDFWNRGDKSATVWVADVEVKTMNDMRAGTQAFIDELYRLGAKKVGLYVGHHMYTPFGMANVKSDFVWIPRYGGNKPAYPCDIWQYTETGNVPGIGKCDLNSLIGNKSLSWFTESATQESVQAPTQNIIQSGAFSPYETPDVTGALTSLKMTAKFILKPDGLTYFISDPTSDAQLNAMKEYLDRKGWWYEVK, from the coding sequence ATGGGACATATTATTGATATTTCAAAATGGAATGGCGATATTAACTGGTCTATAGCGAAACAACATATAGATTTCATCATTGCTCGCGTACAGGATGGTTCAAATTATGTAGATCCACTATATAAAGGATATGTACAAGCAATGAAGCAGCATGGAATACCATTTGGTAACTACGCATTTTGTCGTTTTGTTTCAATTGCTGATGCAAAGAAAGAAGCACAAGACTTCTGGAATCGCGGCGACAAGAGCGCTACAGTTTGGGTGGCTGATGTAGAAGTAAAAACAATGAATGATATGAGAGCAGGTACACAGGCGTTTATCGATGAGTTATACCGATTAGGGGCTAAGAAAGTTGGTTTATATGTTGGTCATCATATGTATACACCTTTCGGTATGGCGAACGTAAAAAGTGATTTTGTATGGATTCCACGTTATGGTGGTAACAAGCCAGCCTATCCTTGCGATATTTGGCAATATACTGAAACGGGTAATGTACCTGGTATCGGGAAGTGTGACCTTAATTCACTTATAGGCAATAAGTCACTATCTTGGTTTACAGAATCGGCAACCCAGGAATCTGTACAAGCGCCTACACAAAACATCATCCAATCAGGTGCTTTTTCACCTTATGAAACTCCTGACGTTACAGGGGCATTAACATCCTTAAAAATGACTGCTAAATTCATCTTGAAACCTGATGGATTAACATACTTTATTTCTGATCCAACGTCAGATGCTCAATTAAATGCAATGAAAGAATACCTTGACCGTAAAGGTTGGTGGTATGAAGTTAAATAA
- the truA gene encoding tRNA pseudouridine(38-40) synthase TruA, whose amino-acid sequence MNNYKLTIQYDGARFKGWQRLGNNDNTIQGKIESVISEMVGKETEIIGCSRTDAGVHALNQVANFQSDEKLVEHKVKKYLNQYLPNDISITNVEEVHDRFHARYNSKAKTYLYKIWNEEHTNPFMRKYSMHVNKKLNVKSMKEAAKHLVGSHDFTAFSNAKSKKKSMVREVYSLEVMEEAGFVQIRVSGNGFLHNMVRKIVGALIEVGLGQLAAEAIPQILEAKQRNQINCLAEASGLYLENVEF is encoded by the coding sequence ATGAACAATTATAAATTAACAATTCAGTACGATGGTGCACGTTTTAAAGGGTGGCAACGTCTCGGGAATAACGATAATACGATTCAAGGGAAAATCGAAAGTGTCATATCTGAAATGGTCGGAAAAGAAACTGAAATTATCGGTTGCAGTAGAACAGACGCTGGTGTACATGCTTTGAATCAAGTGGCTAACTTTCAAAGTGATGAGAAGTTAGTAGAACATAAAGTGAAAAAATATTTGAATCAATATTTGCCAAATGATATTAGCATTACGAATGTAGAAGAAGTACATGATCGCTTCCATGCTCGTTACAATTCTAAAGCAAAAACATATCTGTATAAAATTTGGAATGAAGAGCATACGAATCCATTTATGCGTAAATACAGCATGCATGTGAATAAAAAATTAAATGTGAAAAGCATGAAAGAAGCTGCGAAACATTTAGTTGGTTCACATGACTTTACTGCTTTTTCAAATGCAAAATCAAAGAAAAAGTCTATGGTACGAGAAGTATATTCACTTGAAGTAATGGAAGAGGCAGGATTTGTACAAATTAGAGTAAGTGGCAACGGATTTCTTCATAACATGGTACGAAAAATTGTTGGAGCATTAATTGAAGTTGGATTAGGACAATTAGCTGCAGAGGCGATTCCACAAATTCTAGAGGCGAAACAACGTAATCAAATTAATTGCCTTGCTGAGGCGAGTGGTTTGTATTTGGAGAATGTTGAGTTTTAA